Sequence from the Castanea sativa cultivar Marrone di Chiusa Pesio chromosome 12, ASM4071231v1 genome:
TATCCTCTAAAATAGAGTGAGGTtatgttttattatatttagtgTTTGAGTACATTGGGTCCTGCTTTACTAGGATGTATCACAAAGCTCAATAAAGTTCAAAGGTCATAGATTTGTCTAGCTCTACTTAGGCTCCCAAGACTTGTAAAATTTGAATTCCCTTGAAAGTTGAACCCGAGTGCCTCCTTAGGTGTTTTCTCCAGGATCTCCTATAACGCCTCACTCTTCACTCTATCTTAAGTAAAAGCTCAAGACTCTCTTTATGgtgctttctttgtttcttgagTGCTTCTGTCTAAATGAATCCTTTTGTCTTGGGTTTTACCCATTTTTAAAGTGTTATTTGAAGATTCTTCCAAATTAACAATCCACCCCTTTAATACTTCGGGTACTAGAACCAATGTTATGTTTGAAGCATTGGTAGCTAgtcctttttcctttcttctcttACTTTACTTTCATGGGAATTGATAGTTAAAAGCCCACCTGCTGACTTTCTTCTTATGGGAGATCCATTTTGAGTAAGTCCAAATTCTACTCTATGAGGTCAAAACTTCTCATTCTTTCCCCAAGGCCTTAAAAAAGACACCTCAAAGCTCTGAGATTTTGATGTTGATTCCTCATAACTTATTTCTTTCCCTAAAATGGGGTGGGGCGGATTCCTTCTTGCTAATGGTGTCGCCAAAAAGGCTCCTAGCCACCTTCCTTCTTGGTTCACCTGTTTTGCCTTACCCGAGGTCCTAGGTTCCTTCTTGTTGGCCCCAAAATCATCATCTGTTTCTATTACTCTCTTCTAGGTCATAGGAAGCTAATGTTGAGTAGATCTCCTTTGCCCTTTGTCCCCTTTTTACATGAGCATATCATATCCTAAGCTGTCCATGTCCTTGTTGGCATCTTCCAGCTTTTCTCGAGGATTTGCTCTTTAAGGCTAGCGGATCCACTGCAATCTGGGCCTAGATCCTGCTCGCTTCTTTGGACTTTCTTAGGTATCATAACTTACATCCTTGGGCCAAGCCTTCCTCATCCCTCCTTTTCAAAGGCCTAAgacttatttttcttcttcttataggCCGGGctctcttttttcattttaaggGCCAAGCCTTCTTCGTTTTCTCATTTCCATGGGCTggatctttctttcttttactaGCCTGGCTTCGTTCTACATTTTGGACCTTAACAACATTATAGATAAAGAGTTAGCCCAATTGGTCCTTAAGGCTGATGGGTCAAAAACTTTCTAGTTTCTATACCCAGCACAGCAAACTCTTTTACTTGTCCAGAACTCCAAATAAATGGTACGTATCTGAAAGAGTTTTTATGgaaatatttaaacaattagCATAATCTAGCCTAGCATGAAATCTTTCAATTCATGCAGTAAAGTTTGAAAAGTATTCTTGTAGTTTTTCTGCTGACAAAATTAATTGATCCAGCAtcactttaagaaaaaaaggtCTTTACCTACAAATAAAAAGTTGCCATAAACCAAATAGTTGTCGCATACTATGGGTTATtgtgaaaattaaattattttggtgccattttagaaaattttatgggaaagtaaaaaagtgactaacattttttaaaaaaaaatctaaaatggaTGATTAATGTATGTTCTAAGGTAgatttcagttagctcaattggtaaagtttctgatggttaaataagagatttgagatttaatCTCCGCctatactaaaaattgattggtgttttggtctgataataaaaagctatcattAGGATTGAACGCAATAGTttgaaactctcaaaaaaattgtatgtCTTAGGAGCATACATTAACCGaacccataaaataaaattcaacattttctttacatatatatgtattttttttttaacttggttGCCAAACAAAATAGTTTCTTGTTTGCCAATTGACTTATAGTTGAATTAACACATTTCTATGCATAAAGTCCTTGGAAGTCTAAAAAGGAAAGGGTTCGAACGGTAAGATTAGCAACAAATTGTAATTATCTTCgaaaaaaataatgttgtttgtttgatataacaattattttaattattcttaCTTTATAGTGAGATAAGATATGGAGAACTAACAAATGAGAGAAAGatcttttttttgctaaacaaacGAGAGAAAGATCTTATTAGATAAATTGTatagaaattaaattatttgagtCTTCTGACCCTCCAACAACttcaattattttcaaataaaaggaaataaattagGATCAGTAAAGCgttaaattgaaaataacatatttttaaggactaaaagtttaccttaatctaaaatttattgcatctattttttatttattttataattcgatagttgAAGGTGGGAGGCTTAAAACTCTATCCCTAACTTCCAAAACTTTGTATTGATTTATACGTGACTGCCACTTTTTGTTGGCCAGATTCAATTATCTACGTTTGGCGAATTTGTCCtgctttctttcccttctttatgAAAAGGCAATGTTGTTTTGACCATAATTGAGAGACCATGACCTGCGGGATGCAATTACATTAGAATGAAATTGCACCTACTTTTCCCACCCACAAAAATTGTTTGTCAAATCATGTATCATATGGCAATACAGCATTGTAAATGGCCTAATTAGGCCACAAATTAATTTTAGAACTTACATGATTTTTCACGTatgtcttttaaaattttttttttttgtccgcGTGGTAACTGGTAAGATGGCCTCCAAACTTTGTTGAAGTCTCTACAtagtttgttttttgataatttgatagttacaatatgtaaacaaaaaatttgaatattgaatGTTTTCGttagaaacaataaaatatatcaattgaATATTACAAAACTCTTCGCAAGCCTCtgcaaaattaaataagtgattTGATAGGAGATAATTGCCATACCTATAAAACaatcaacaacataataataTAGCTCATGGCAGGAGGTATTGACCTTTAATCAGAGATTATTGATTTATGAATTACAAACGACTAATgtgatgagtgattattgataagtaaaaaagtaatgttaatgtTCGAgtcaaataaaaactaataaaaatttgttacagtatcaatttataaaaatattataaaaacttaTCACTCCATTAAATTTCACTAAAATCAGTTAAAGAAAACTACATAAATTGAACCACATGATAACCAATATCACAGAATATAATATAAGGGGAAAATTTGTTTGGGTTATGTTAATGGATACCTTAAGGTGCCCCGTTAACAACAACTTGTTCAacttttttctaacaattttttattttttttgcagttTTATAAATTATGGGGTCAGCTtcatagaggaaaaaaaaatatattaaaataaactatAGACTACTTTTAAgtcattttctttcatttatctaatttttttacaagtgAGACTCACGTTAGGAAACCTTAACAACACACACGGCAGTTgttaacatttttcaaattgttttgcACACAGTGTTTTTTAATAACCAACACTGTTTAAAACAAACACCACCACAAAGCATAATTGATTTCCATGTTTTAAGAATATTTAGGAGTTATAAATATGTATGAAATGATGTGCCcttaaatagtaaatttatgATTAACACATCCAGCTATTTGATCATGCTGTGACTGAGCGGTGAATTATGATGCACATGCACCAACGGCTACATAAAATTCAATAATGGAAACAGTGGCAAAGAAAGAACAATGGAATAGCTCGTACAGAACTCGTACTAGTTTTGCCTCCACAACTCAGCCAACTTCGCCAATGCAACATGAGAGGAGCCACCCTCTTTCACAGCAGCCACAGCTTCATCTCTCAAACTCGATACTCTTTCTCTCACCTCTGTTCCCACTTCTGAGTCCATTAACTCCCTCACTCGCTTCTCCAATTCAGTTGCACTCACAAACCCATCTTCCGAATCGTTTAACCCCAACGCTAACTTCGTTTCCCCCACCAAAACCACCCTATTCAACCTCTGCTCTGCGTACAAAGGCCAACCAACCATTGGCACTCCACACCACACTGCTTCAAGCACTGAGTTCCACCCACAGTGAGTAACAAACCCACCCACTGAGTCATGACTCAGTACCGCCACCTGTGGAGCCCATTGTTTCCCTACGAACCCTTTGCCTTTGGTCCTTTCCAAGAAACCCTTTGGCAATAATTCATCCAAGTTTGGATCTTTATCCTTATCTGGCGGTGGATTTCTCACAATCCACAAAAATCTTTGACCGCTGTTTTCTAAACCCACCGCTATTTCTTTCAACTGTTTCTCCGAAAAAGATCCCATGCTTCCGAAACATAGAAACACAACGCTTCGGCTCGGTTGTGAGTTTAGCCAATACAAACACTCGTGCTCTTCTCCATCTTGATGGGTGTTTGATATCAAAGGCCCAATACAGAAAATTGGCGGAGTTGGTCCATCTGGGACACATAGTCCACCAGAGATTGCCTTGATAGCTTTTGTTTCGAGCAAGTCAAACGTGTTTACGAGAAGTCCATTTGATTTGGCCATGTGGATAGCCGTGTTAAGAAAATACTGGTACACTTTAGAATTAGTGCGATCGAACAAATTTTTCGGCATATCCGAAACCCGAATCGGAGGTAAGCCAGGAATATCATCAAGAAGCATATTACCATGGAGATCTTTCAAACTGTTGTCCACTTTTTTATGCAAAGCGAGGCAGTATAGAAACGAAGCTAGGGAACTTGGGCTAGAGGTGAAGAAATAATAAGTAGGGATTTCAAGGTTTGAGGCCACTTCGAAAGCAGAATCACAGAAGAAATCAATGATAAAGGCTCTGAGTTTGGAGATTTGGGAAATAGTTTTCAGGGTTTGGTGGAGATTTGGGTTGTTGAGGTGTGGGATTAAGAAGCCGAGTTCTACACGGGAGGCAGTACTGGGTGGGACTTCAGAGATGGGTGGGAGGCTGTGAAAAGTGATAGATGGGGTGGTGGAATTGACGGTGGTGATGTATTGGGTGGTAGAGCTTGCTACATAATTGGGTGCGGTGGAGTTGGTATTTGTGTTTGGTTCGCTTAAGATGAGGATTGTGATAGAGAAAGAAGGGTGATGTTTGAGGATGAGCTTGCCAAGCTCTACCATGGAGTTTAGATGGCCTCTGCCTGAAGAAGGGTATACAACTATGGCATCCACCATTTTCACACAGAGGAGAAGAATGTGCTTAGTGGGGTTTCCTACTTGGgattcttttgttgttgttgttaaacTTACGTGGGAATTATGTGTGATTGCTGTAGCTATAGTAACTGACTAACTCTGTAAATAAACATGACTACTGTTTATGTGCATAttaatattttgttcattttctagcttcttctccttttttttttctttttttttgagcaacTCTTTggtctttatttttctcttcttacctatctaaatgatatatatatatatatatatatatatatatcattttaaaaaaaagatatgtatatatatatatatatatattgaaataaaatataccATAGATAATTTGgtacatgtatttttaaaagtagttgcggaaattttttttttaatttcttattttaaaatttaaaaaaaaaaaaaaaaagaacgtatACGAGTCAAAAGGTTGAACATCAATAGCCAATTACTAAATTGTGGTCCTAGAATGTTCATGAAAAGTCAAGTCATGGGTTCAGCGTGCATgtggatatatttttttttgagaacatgtggatataataattaaaacgcagtgatttttgacttttttttttttataatacacaaGTGGTGACTTGATGTGTGAGTGGAATTCAATAAAAGCCATAGATGGTGTGGTGTCCAACCGCCACTATCGATTGGAACATTTTCCAATGAGTAATGACTAACGtagggtggcaattcgtgttcgtgTGTCGGATTCGTATTGtatcaagtcatgagtattcgactacataggtcaacactaacccaacctttttattaaacgggtcaagaatTCTCAACCCTAATACGACCCATTTATAAACGGGTCATttgtgtcgacctgtttatcagattttatcaaaatgaaaaataaaaattaatgaaaaaacaaacaaataaatatttttaatataaaattcagaactaacgaatAACTGCATcataaataatcattcaaaattaaaatatatctcaatatcacaaataatcaatcacaatatgtcaaagaaaataaatcacaataactaataagtttatatacctagaatttgaagggtatattggtaaaatatcatttaattaaacgggtcagacgggtcaaacaggttctatgtgttcaacactaacccaactcatttattaaacgggttagtcgtgtcaacctgaatatgacacgaacccgttaagcctcaacccataacctgctaatttcgtgtcatgtcgtgtcgggttcgcaggtcgtgtcaaattttgccacccctagacTAACGTCTACTCTATACCTTCTTCTTTTGTCTGTCTGtgtttgtttaaaataataataattattattattattattattgttataacaataaaaataattctcTCATGTTGCAAATATCTTGTaatataacttattttattttctcttaaaatttaggGTGAATtgcgttttctttttttgtccatATTCTTACATTATGGGTGGGTTTGGACAGAGAACTTTGCGTCCACGATTGGGATTTTCacttttagactttttttttttttttctttttctgtgcACGGCTTTCAACCAGAGAACAAGGGTACTATTTATTACTGTatagttactgttcatgcacagtagtatactgttcatgcactatttcaattttttttattaaaaataagacccgcgatactattcacacatttaaaatttattttgttacagtatttttagttttcagttttcagctgtatccaaacggatcctatatttcaatttaatttttaatattttaattatatcaaTTTAGTTCTTAACTTTTCAAGTACCTTGTAAATTTAGTCCCTATAATTATttcttggatgaaaattaatgaggtatttaatgaccaaaaaaaaaaattagcttccgCTAAtgtaagaataaattaaaattttattttggccatttgtCAAGTCAGCAATTTTCATCAAACATATAACtgtagagactaaattgacataacaCTGCAAAATTAGGGATAAAATATTGTtaagaaatgaataaaatattggCTTCatgagaaatttattttattttatttttaaataagacagaaacagaagaagaaagaaaaaattgagtttgaatcCAATTCAATTGAGAATGTATTCTCACCTTTTTTTGTGTTAACTCTACTTTGAAGGAGATTTAGAcatatattctttattttaaagaCTCTAAACAAGCATTCACATTTTAAAATGAGAATCCCAAAACCAGAATAGTTACTATcatttaacaagaaaaaaaattaggcaaaaacctaaaattgaccctttaacttttagtttttgtcatttcaatcctctcACTATCAGTTTTGttatttcaatcctctaagtttcaatttttgtcaatgtagtATTCTGTTAAGTCTCAGTTACTGCTGCCATTAAGTTTggcccttttttttaaataatttttgtaattaaaagaaaaaaaagctgtaaaaaaaaaaatggaaggtCTCCTTCAACCTTCATCCTTAGCCTCCTCGTTCTCTTCTCTCTGCTCTCTGCTCtctgctctctctctttatagCATATTGGCTTGTGAAAGGGAAGATTGGTGACCCAAAGTCAAAGTCAGAGCCACCGCCAACACCCTTACTGCtacaacctctctctctctctctctctctctctctctctctctctctctctctctctctctctctctctctctctctctctcactatgtTTGTCTCTCGATCTCTCAATCATGGTGATGGTGGTTGATCAGTGAGTGTGACCCATGGCCGATGCTCACGGTTAATTGGGTGGTCGATTGGCGAGGGTGTGGTGTTTGGTTTGGGGTTTGTTTGTGCATTATGGGTTGGTTTGTTGAAATATTGAGGTTTGGTGGTTGTCTGCTTTAAAGCATAATGCATATATGATGGtggatttgagagagagattgatcttgagagagagatcgcgattaactttttctattttccaGTTTTGATTTCAAGGGAAGTAGAACAATGTCATTccccttacattttttttacagttttttattttcttttaattacgaaaattatttaaaaaaaataaggtctAACTTAATGGAAGGAGTAACTGATACCTAACATAATActatattgacaaaaattgaaacttaaagaattgaaatgacaaaagctaaaagttagatgattagttttggatttttggcAAAAAATTATTAGGCTCCAATAATcactttttccctttttgcatttttatttgtCTTAAATGTTGATTCTACTCTGAACTAATtcaaaaatgcttttttttttctcattctgaaaaatgtattttacaagaaaaataagaatcccaaaaccaaaaaaggtttatttatttatttagaagatACAAACAAGGAAGTTGAAGAGACTAtcacaaggaaaaaaattgcTATGGTTCATACTTTAAAACGACATCATTTTGAAGCATGTAGTAACATCATCTGAGTATTTTACACATAGACTTAATGGTAAAGAAACAAAAGTTTGCCTTTAACTAGaggtgtccacgggtcgggctgggttgggtttgtgcccaacctaGACTCGACCCAAAAGTATCGGGTGGGGAAGATTTCGACCCGCAACCGACCCGAATAAAGTTTCAGATCAACCGGATTGGGTCGTATCAGTTTTCAGGTGTGAATCGGTCGGTTTCGGGTTTTCCGATTTGGTGGTTTTTGGCCAAAATCTGGCCGGATTTAACGAGAGTTAGGTGAGATTCCTTCGGATCTATGAAAATTTGGCCAAGTTGGAGTCGGGCTTACCAAAATTTTGGCTGAGTTTAAGTAAATCTGGGCTAGATTCTCCGAATTTGAGTAAGGAAGAGACCACATATTGGCTGAATTTGAGCTGATCTGAGTGAAGGAAGCCCAAACGTTACCGGATCGGAGTTGAGAAGAGATAAACGTCGCCGAATCTAGGTGATTTTCGTCGTTCTCTGAGTTTTTATCGGGCGGGTCAGGTGGCTTAGGTTTTTGAGGACGAAACCCACCACTTGACTCGCCAAAGTCGGGTTCTAACGGTTGAGACCCGTCACCGATCCGTCAGAGATGTCAGCCCAGCCGTGACGGGTCGGTTTCGGTCAAGTTGGTCAGTTTTGGTAGGTCTTCGGTTTGCATGGACACCCCTACCTTTAACGGAGCATAATCTATAGGTATTATTTATTACACATTTGAAAACCtaatttttgggaaaaatttaaTGACATATTAAAGAAtctaagtttaaaaaatttgacacaacAGATATGGACTTCTAAATCTAACACCGATGAAttatagagttttaacttattCCGTCTGCTTCTGATAATTGTGTTCattattatcagactaagacatTAATAGTTTTTGGCAAAGGTGAGAATTAAActctaaatttcttattcaattataaaaatttttaccaattgaactaTCTGGAACCTATTAACACATATGGCCAATGAGTTGTTAGTCAACATAATACTAAAGAATTTGAAAACCCGCCACATGGTAAGCAATAGAGGcttcaaaattatcaaatagCAGAGCCTGTATCTGTATGTAAAGGAAAATTTTCAGTAGAGATTAAACACTATAAACAAAGAGCTGGGCCATTGGGCTTTTGGGCTGATGGCTTAAAGCTTTCTTTACCCCAGCACAGCAAAGCCTGTTACTTTAGTCCAAATATATGGTACGTTTCTAAAAGAAATTCATTGGGATTCTGTGGGATTAAGTTAACGCATATtccctctccaaaaaaaaaaaaaaaaacccaacatatttttttatggaaaatgctaacaaatgccaaacaaaagaatattttgttcattacaacaattatttcaGTTATTCATAAAATGGATAAATcaaattgaaactaaaacattaaGGGCTGTTTGGTAATGTATTTTGaataaca
This genomic interval carries:
- the LOC142619168 gene encoding anthocyanidin 5,3-O-glucosyltransferase-like produces the protein MVDAIVVYPSSGRGHLNSMVELGKLILKHHPSFSITILILSEPNTNTNSTAPNYVASSTTQYITTVNSTTPSITFHSLPPISEVPPSTASRVELGFLIPHLNNPNLHQTLKTISQISKLRAFIIDFFCDSAFEVASNLEIPTYYFFTSSPSSLASFLYCLALHKKVDNSLKDLHGNMLLDDIPGLPPIRVSDMPKNLFDRTNSKVYQYFLNTAIHMAKSNGLLVNTFDLLETKAIKAISGGLCVPDGPTPPIFCIGPLISNTHQDGEEHECLYWLNSQPSRSVVFLCFGSMGSFSEKQLKEIAVGLENSGQRFLWIVRNPPPDKDKDPNLDELLPKGFLERTKGKGFVGKQWAPQVAVLSHDSVGGFVTHCGWNSVLEAVWCGVPMVGWPLYAEQRLNRVVLVGETKLALGLNDSEDGFVSATELEKRVRELMDSEVGTEVRERVSSLRDEAVAAVKEGGSSHVALAKLAELWRQN